acatataccatcgaggttgtcagtagtgcaaccggcaagccgctggagccccaaaagaactccaccaagtttatcaaccaatgcggagccgttgttagagacaacgtcccgatcaccgtccaggagtggaatgagccaaagaaggcacgtcgacaagagaacaaaaaaagattgctggaaaaagcttatggaacatttcgttctacctccggaatacaacaaattcgatgaatTCAGTAACGAGATtccggaaaacaaggagaggaggaggctagtcaaacagttcactcttcataagatggccgacgcattccggaaattcaagcaaaatctagctcgtgactatgtcaacaagaacaagactccggatttcaaaggacaatatgagaaactgaaatatgattggccagaatttgtgaggcaaaagaaatcggagcagttcattgaaatatcgaacaaataaggaaaatgcggctaagaaggagtacaatcatattatggggccaggagggtatcgcctttcggagcctaagtgggagaagatggagaacgacccgagggcgcgaggaatccctctaggtacagagggatgggacccaagggccaaaagctggtggtacgggcatgggggaacgctacagCCGGAGACAGGGGCGTGTGTTCACCGGAAAAAaatgtttaaacccacccaagcccttattgacgcaatgagggatgctcaacaggggacgatcaagttcaacagagagaacgacgcgctgacaaaagccctcgggaatcctgaacacggaggacgtgtacgaggcatgggggccattccgtggaaagtagggttttcccaggacaatgacctgtacggttacagaagccgtaagagaaagacggatcgggatgcagatgttgtggcgcggttggcatcggaattcgatgagatgaagaaaaccctgaatatactagtacaagaaagatcggcagctgggacgcatgaagatcatccagcggatctcggaagccagctgcggagaagcagcgtggcttccacggaggccccgtcGGCTACTGCTAATGCACCGGcgatcgatattactgcaccggagcctcctcgctaccccgtggacgatgtaaaggagatgaaagaatgtcatctgcattatccaatggggaacatttccatgaaggtagccatcggcagtgctttaccatgtttacctggagcactccaccacaacaaccccatcccagatggctatgctcgtgtcacggtggaggacatagtcccagGGTCTGAGGACCTGGAGATCGACTATGCTACACccaaaggggagagaagacttggaggtgtcaagcgccagttcattctatggaaagagaagtttatcaagtttccaggcgaggcgccaaggccaacaagtccacccccctctggtggtggtggtggtggtggcggtggcggtggtggtggtggtggtggtggtggttcacctacacctccttcacgtcagccgacgccgccccccagtccacaacctccggcgggtgatcagccgccgccccccagtcctcgtccggcgggtgatcagacgccgccccccaatccacctccggcgaagaagcagaagcagtcctggactattaacccggacccttatgtacctaagaccacaaaggtaccggagccatcactgaagcctctccacccaaggccttgggaactaAGTGaagagcaaaccaacttggccgcggctgctgattatgagaaatggaaggcggatatgaaggcgaaaagagagcctgagcccaagccagtatattctgacaaggaaaagaagtgggctaagtcagttttgagcacaccgtcccaagccgcgaagaatatgcctgacgactatgcacgtgaacttcataggcaagcactcatgttcaaggagaagaaagacttggcggagaagcaggagaagaaatccttgaaggaggccgagaaagaattagaaagtaaaaaagcgggaaaccaaagtaaacaatcgatccccccgctcatagtgcaagccaccGGTCCGGATgatgaactaatggaccccacaatcatagcagctgcggcagcacagggaatgacggtaacgggtgccagagaacaagcggcccagatcggatgactcttcgtgcagtgttaggccttgaggaggcgccaatgagtgaggtagcaattacatatgtgccgaatgggcctctcgtcgagcctgcgcaggaagaggatctacctccacaaatgcaaaatatgctacgttggtacaagggttacataaaaactaacgccggcaaagaatactccctccggtcctaaatATAAGCCGTATAGTGTTTTGAGAAAAATTCCATAATATAATGTTTACTATGTTGCCCCACTTGTATGAAAAATATTTTTCGTGATTCGATTATGTTTCCTTAGCTTATGCAAAGTCCTCTATTAGCTCACGTTAATTGCCTAGGGTTAATCCTAACCAAACAAGGTGTAATTTTTCCCAAAAGTGGGTTccttaatttccgtgccaaaaactatatggcttatatttaggaccggagggagtatatttatgcggaagttagacatgagcatcacttcaaacattactatgtaacagttcatctgagtgaattgttccagctgttcaatctgcgcgagctcgacaaatctatcattagtttctacgttctgtaagtgatttatttctaccctatctcgttcattgcctgcactatatatatatatatattgtcctaactatattgttgtgtacgctattatgcagaatgaagattagggaatgcagaataaagaacatccatgatgttgggttcattgacccacaaatcgttaatggatatgtgttataaaaacaccccgccgacgtggagcaagacctgtggctttttcttacaaagcagcaactcaaaagtgaaattctatttccttaccattttgggtgagtgtttctgtcttgagcacattctcttttgtttacttcatgcatggtatgtggctaatcgatgagttatgcatgactgtgcatgtatcgtgtccgcaggttccattggattctgctagtaattcaatttcacacctcctcagttctcgtcatcgactctctgaatatggatccaaagctttgggtcgacatgagaagaatgatgcaaaagtaattattttcatttatttgcgctctatatcgatcggtctatttcgttcatttcctaatatcaagtaactaataactctcttgttcatttaattttctttgccttgtAGGGTTTGGCGACGGTTCGCagatgaaaaggtcggtgaattcaaaaaagagctagaatttaaaaggtcagtgactggggatattcagccaccggggatcaatctatgtggatactatgtttgtgaggtcatccggagatacacctctgagcggaagcCTTCTGATAACaacgtcaagaggaataacctccggaagacgcttagtccagaagctcgcttccgaccacttcaagaggaactagaagGATGATtcatgagggaagtcctccatcctaaaggagaacactattacgaggacgtagaactgtgGATGaagtaaattatgtatggaaacttgttcaaaattgtatatggtcatccgatattgaatatatattgtatattcctcttgaattttcttggttctaatttcaaatttgtttgaaattgtacattcatatgcatgtatatagtaccatagaatatgtgtactgaaacttcttcaaaattaaaataaaacacaaaataaaatataaaagaaataaaacaattacaaactaaaaagaaaccagatttagggggggtgGTAAAACCCTAAACATGCGGAggcttttagtcgcggttggccaggagaaccgcgactaaaggtcctccgccccgacggactgctggcggccacgtggatgtgccattagtcgcggttcgtaagcaaccgcgattaaatgggggcctttagtcgcgcttcattagtcccggttgcgcaaccgcgacagttgcgaaccgggactaaagcctctTTTCCTACCAGTGACTACGTGAATTTTCTTGGACGAAAataatgggtattcacttgaataCCCATGAATACACTTGTTCCCGCCactgacctggtcggtgtatagcatTTGCGGATCAATTGCCAGTGAAGTTGGGCAGCCATGAGCCCATGAACTCCAAAATATTGCCCTGCAGATAATTTGAGAATGATATTTTTTGCCTTGCACAAATCCTTTTATTGATTATTAGCATCCATCATGCATGTACATATCCAATTTCATGCAGAAGGACAACACACACATGTATGATCGATGTATAGTCTACAGCTTGCGAGAACAACAACCCTGATGTATCCATGTCGAGCCTGGGATGATATGATGGACTACACTACATGAGCAACCCTTTGGCGATGCGGCCGTCGGCGCCCTGGGGGAAGAAGCCACCGGCCTGGGCAGGGTTCCCCGTGCCGTAGACGATGCTGAGGATCTCCTCTGGCGTGCGGTCGTAGGCCAGCGAGAACTGGTCGCCGGCGATGATGTTTCCGACGGTCTGCCCCTCGGGCCCCTGCCCGGGCGCCACGACGAGACCTTCGTCTTTGATTCCCCTGCTGCCCAGCTGGTTCCTCAGCTCGGAGATGTGCGCCGTCACCTCCGCGACCCCGACGCCGTAGCTCGCCACTCGCGACAGCCCGCGCTCGTACAGCAGCGCCCGGATCACCGCGTCCTGGGCCGACTCCACGCCCAGCAGCCCCGCCACAAGCTGCGCGTGATCAATCACAGCAGTACCATCAGTTAAATATCACGTAATACATGCAATGGGAAATATCAGAACTCGTGTGCATGCATTTCGTGTGTGCGATCGATGTCAGGGTGAGTCGTTGTGGTAGAGTGATCACGCGTGTGGTGTAGCGCTTGTACGTACCCTTCTGGCCTGAGGCGTGAGGAGCTTGGGGTTTGCTCCGACATAGCCGGTGAGGCCGACGTAGGGGATGATGTAGGAGGCGATGAGGAAATTGAGGCTGTTCTCGTATGGGTTGAAGGGCGGGTCCAGCGTCATGTTCATCGCCTGCTCCACGATCTTGCCGAAGTTGGCCGCGCTGATGTCCAGCAGCGGCCTGGGGAATCCCCGCACGTTCTGCTTGATCGCCCTGCTCATACACACGGACAGTCAATAATCACAAGCTAGTACTTGTGTGTTGATAATTTGAGAGATCAGGTCTGGCGAATTGGGAGGTTAATTGATCGATTGCATATACATACTTGAGGTGGCCGACTTCTTGGTAGCAGAACTGGGTGGCGACGTCGCGGACGAAGGGTGTGAGGGCGGCGGTCTGGCCGCCGATGGGGGCCGGCCCGCCTCCGGTGAGGTTGACGTCGATGCCGTCGAGGCCGTAGCCCAGCGCGGACCAGCAGAAGAACTCCGTTTCCAGGTACTCGAGGTTCAGCGGGAACTCCAGCAGGTCGACGTCCGACTGCGGCAGCagcgtgccgccgccgccgaagaagCCGCGGTACCGCGCCCACTCGTTGTCCATGTCCTGCGCGCGGCCCACGCCGCCGCACAGAGCAACCGTCaccaggacgacgacgacgaaggtgGCCGGCGCAGCAGCCATGGCAGCACCTACCTGCTTACGGATTGCGGTATGGTCACGAGAGAGTTGCGGTGGCGGAGCTGGAGCTAGTTTGCACACGCCACGATAGTAGGatcactgatctgatccgcggctgGAGGCTTCGATTGGTGACTTGAGAGTCTTGACTTGTGTGTGTGTGCTGATGTGCTCTCGTCCCCGGGATCGGGGCATGTATATAGGCGGTGCGGCACGTGCATGCGGACGGGGTGAAACGTGGAGCGTGACGCGGAAGAGGAGTGGGGGTGGCGCGCCAAGGGTGTGTGGCGTCCGGGGGAGCTACGTATGGCGTTGTTTAGACGGCCAGTCGCTATTATTGCTTTTGTCTGAGAAGAGGTCGAGTGGGTCGTCCATTGCTACATTGTGTGACGTTTTCTATGTACTTACTTGTCCTGCGAGTTGTCTAGAGGCTAATTTTGACCTTGTCCTGCACTCCTGGCTACTGATTTCTTGCACCAAAAACGGTATACTGGTCGCCAGGTTGGTGGTGTTCTTGTTCTGGTGCGAATTAATTAAACAAGTTCCCTCCTAGATAAAACGGAGCATGCGACGTGCGCTACAAAAGAAAGGTAGGAAGGGCGAACAAAAAGGACATACACGCATGCTTGCAAGAAAAATAGTACTCCCTCTGTACGGTATTATTAGTCCGGAGGCCGAATCCAAATATTTCAAATTAGTTAGGCCAAAGGCTTAATTACTACTACTAAATCACTTCTCACggattctccttcctcttttccaaTTTATTACTTCCTCCGTATCGGTTTAATAGGCGCGCACGCAGTTTAAGAAAAAGTTAGACCATTGATTTTgtcaacaaaatataaattatatgtctataaaatttataccattagattcatattcaaataaggtttccaatgatataatttgtatgacatatttccatattttattgacTAAATTAATGGTTAAAGTGTTTTCTTGAACTATGTGTGTGTCGGTTAAACCGATAGGGGAGTAGCAAGATTAATTAATGGTCAACTCCAACAGCCCAATGCATGCTCCGCACATAGAAAATCGGAGCACTTAAATAGGAAAATGCGGggggttttcaaaataaaattaaaattttccTTAATcagcacgacttggcccttcggcCTAATAATCATGTACAGAGGAAGTACTATGCTATACTTCTTTCCTTACATTAGTAGAATATGAGACTACACAATTTTCTTTTAAAGAGCACACAAAGGCGTAACATATTTTTACAGAAGAGGAAAACAATTATAAGATGACTACCACTAGCAAGCTCTGAAGAACAAGCGTCGTAGGCATTTTACACCTAGGTTACTCCGAACACAGCCACCACCAAAATTCACGGCCAAGATTTCCGGTATGCCAGAAACAGGAAATTATGTACCCCTCTCTACCGGCCAAAAAATTGGAACAATTTGTATTTCACGTTTCTGGATAGGCTAAAATTGAACCCATATGCTACTCATATTACTAATTAAGGCATGGCATAATGCTAAGGCTCTCTCGTTTAGGCTTATGAGGTCGAGGTATCAAATACTTACATCGACGTAAACCTAAGACTGGCATAATCTTGAGGTACCCCAAAAATACACCCTAAAATAATACACCCGTGCCTGACAAGCGGGGCCAGCGAGAAAAAGGGACTTGTGGCTGAGAGGCAAAGGATGACTGGGTACATCATGGAGTGCGCGCAGAAAACACATTTTTACTGCACACAAGGGCAAAACGGTATTTTCCCAAATGGACAGCTAGGATGAGCTAAAGGACCTCGATTGGACGGCCAAAAATGGCTGAATGACCTCGATGGGACGACCGGAAATGGCTAATCGCTCTGAGGTGCCTCACGGGCTCCTAAGGTTCATACCTTTAGATACTAAGGTATGCTTGagcattttttttttcatttctatCCTATTTTTTTCAAGTTTTTTTTGACAATTGGAAGTATTCAACATGCATATTTTTGGTGAGAAAATTTTAATACAATTTTTTGACAAGACTTTGATGAAAGAAGATACTTTAGCATGTGTGATTTATATGATACAAAATGAAAATGAAGTAAATACTCTCGAAAACTAATCTAGTGGCTCCAATTTTACATTAGATAAAGCATATATACTCCCGGGAAACTCCAAGTGTAGCCCGAGCTACATGGCTCATTTTTTTTACAACATTCAAATTCAGTATTTCAAAGTTTAATATTTTTTGAAAACAAATCTTCATGTAGCCAATAATCTACTCTACCACCATGCAAAATCTCATGATGAAATATGTTATATCCGAGGCTACAGAAAGATGATAAATTATGGCAAACATGGGAGGCTTCAAAATCTGT
This region of Lolium perenne isolate Kyuss_39 chromosome 2, Kyuss_2.0, whole genome shotgun sequence genomic DNA includes:
- the LOC127321093 gene encoding desiccation-related protein PCC13-62, which encodes MAAAPATFVVVVLVTVALCGGVGRAQDMDNEWARYRGFFGGGGTLLPQSDVDLLEFPLNLEYLETEFFCWSALGYGLDGIDVNLTGGGPAPIGGQTAALTPFVRDVATQFCYQEVGHLKAIKQNVRGFPRPLLDISAANFGKIVEQAMNMTLDPPFNPYENSLNFLIASYIIPYVGLTGYVGANPKLLTPQARRLVAGLLGVESAQDAVIRALLYERGLSRVASYGVGVAEVTAHISELRNQLGSRGIKDEGLVVAPGQGPEGQTVGNIIAGDQFSLAYDRTPEEILSIVYGTGNPAQAGGFFPQGADGRIAKGLLM